A region from the Marinobacter sp. SS13-12 genome encodes:
- a CDS encoding AMP-binding protein, translating into MAALPELLGRQAGILPSRVALRGPDSAFSYAQMMQAANALADQLNRSGVRRAGLCGDNSVAWVLADLACLLAGVVCVPMPVFFSHSQTSHLIERAGLDCLLSVEASAGAEHLGHGIWLRHLPVSAAAARMPRETAKITFTSGSTGTPKGVCLSVEQMTATTLALKERLGGVELEQHLCLLPMATLLENIAGIYLPLLMGGTVNIAPLQSLGMTGSSGLDPARLVQGINQGEPHSLILVPELAMALVTAAEHGQLDSRSFRFLAVGGGRVSSGLLARGHAAGLPLYEGYGLSECSSVVALNVPGAEVEGTVGKPLSHVEVRVDDRRHILIRGNTHLGYLGEQPDDHEWLDTGDLGAVDTAGFLSVNGRAKNLLITSFGRNISPEWLESELVQALGAHQAVVFGDGDPNPSALVVIRDGRSPEQLRGALATLNAGLPDYARLEAVYIRRQLLTQAQGHWTANGRPVRHQLQVDLPKLLAGAFPVFMNLSVDQSTFSTPPGDTDMAFFDRLQSETAQARAHVTGAPVVEAIREGRFDIKGYTWFLTQAYHHVKHTVPLMMACGGQLPERLEFVRKALVEYIEEEYGHHEWILNDLEACGEDKDAIRHGNPDTSIELMVAYLYDRIQRGNPAAFFGMVQVLEGTSIELATPLGEAIQKQLGLPDEAFSYLYSHGALDQEHFEFFRKLMNEITDADDQQAIIDAARMVYRLYGDMLHSIPLPANRKEQRHEAA; encoded by the coding sequence ATGGCCGCACTGCCTGAACTGCTGGGGCGCCAGGCGGGTATTCTCCCCTCTCGCGTTGCTTTGCGGGGGCCGGATTCGGCCTTCAGTTATGCCCAGATGATGCAGGCGGCGAATGCCCTGGCCGATCAGTTGAACCGGTCGGGCGTTCGGCGTGCGGGGCTTTGCGGCGACAACTCTGTGGCCTGGGTTCTTGCGGATCTGGCGTGCCTGCTGGCAGGCGTGGTTTGTGTGCCGATGCCCGTGTTTTTCTCCCACTCCCAGACGTCACACCTGATTGAAAGAGCGGGTCTGGACTGTCTGCTGTCTGTGGAAGCCAGTGCAGGTGCAGAACACCTTGGGCATGGCATCTGGTTACGACACTTGCCGGTGTCAGCCGCCGCGGCGAGGATGCCGCGAGAGACTGCAAAAATCACCTTTACGTCAGGCAGTACCGGCACGCCGAAGGGTGTCTGCCTGTCTGTCGAGCAGATGACAGCGACCACCCTGGCCCTGAAGGAGCGGTTGGGTGGTGTTGAGCTTGAGCAGCACCTCTGCCTCCTGCCGATGGCTACCCTGCTGGAAAACATCGCCGGTATCTATCTGCCGTTGCTTATGGGCGGTACCGTCAACATTGCTCCTCTGCAGAGTCTGGGCATGACCGGCAGCAGCGGGCTGGATCCTGCCCGCCTGGTGCAGGGGATTAACCAGGGTGAACCACATTCACTGATTCTGGTGCCGGAACTGGCCATGGCGCTGGTGACGGCCGCAGAACACGGGCAACTGGACAGCCGGTCGTTCCGGTTTCTGGCGGTTGGCGGAGGCCGGGTGTCGTCCGGGTTGCTGGCCCGTGGCCACGCTGCAGGTTTGCCACTTTATGAGGGTTACGGCTTGTCTGAATGCAGCTCCGTCGTTGCGCTCAATGTTCCCGGAGCCGAGGTGGAGGGAACCGTAGGCAAACCCCTGTCCCACGTTGAGGTGAGGGTGGATGACCGCAGGCATATCCTGATTCGGGGCAACACCCACCTTGGCTACCTGGGCGAGCAGCCTGATGACCATGAATGGTTGGATACCGGGGATCTGGGTGCCGTGGATACGGCCGGTTTCCTGTCGGTGAATGGCCGCGCCAAGAACCTGCTGATCACCAGCTTTGGTCGTAATATCAGTCCCGAATGGCTGGAGAGCGAACTGGTTCAGGCTCTGGGAGCTCATCAGGCCGTGGTGTTCGGGGACGGTGATCCCAACCCCAGTGCACTGGTGGTTATCCGGGATGGTCGTTCGCCGGAGCAGTTACGCGGGGCACTGGCCACACTCAATGCCGGACTGCCCGATTATGCCCGGCTGGAGGCAGTGTATATCCGTCGTCAGCTACTGACCCAGGCGCAGGGCCATTGGACCGCAAACGGTCGGCCGGTGCGCCATCAGCTTCAGGTCGACTTGCCAAAATTGTTGGCGGGGGCCTTTCCGGTTTTCATGAATCTTTCTGTTGACCAGTCAACCTTTTCAACCCCGCCAGGAGACACTGATATGGCATTTTTCGACCGTCTGCAATCCGAGACTGCGCAAGCCCGCGCCCATGTAACCGGAGCCCCGGTTGTTGAAGCTATCCGTGAAGGGCGCTTTGACATCAAGGGCTATACCTGGTTTCTGACCCAGGCCTATCATCACGTAAAACACACCGTTCCGCTGATGATGGCTTGCGGTGGTCAGCTTCCGGAGCGTCTGGAATTCGTACGCAAGGCTCTTGTGGAGTACATCGAGGAAGAGTACGGCCACCACGAATGGATACTGAATGACCTGGAGGCCTGTGGCGAGGATAAGGACGCCATCCGCCATGGTAATCCGGATACCTCCATTGAACTGATGGTGGCCTACCTGTATGACCGTATCCAGCGCGGCAACCCTGCGGCTTTTTTCGGCATGGTGCAGGTCCTGGAAGGCACGTCCATCGAGCTGGCCACACCGCTGGGTGAAGCCATCCAGAAACAGCTGGGGCTGCCGGACGAAGCCTTCAGTTATCTGTACTCCCATGGTGCCCTGGACCAGGAGCATTTCGAGTTCTTCCGCAAGCTGATGAATGAGATCACCGATGCGGATGACCAGCAGGCAATTATCGACGCCGCCCGTATGGTGTATCGCCTCTACGGTGACATGCTTCACAGCATCCCGCTGCCGGCCAACCGCAAGGAGCAGCGCCATGAGGCTGCATGA
- a CDS encoding thermostable hemolysin — protein sequence MTDPLMMSTCCPPDSGDVVPVIRCAGRWFCQIHPGTAMADTVVGFIRRRFLHAYGAEPSLRIPALLALTTAQGTLLAAVGVRNAAQERLFLEDYLSVPIESVMPVTGIERSRIAEIAHLAGVEAGVSRYLFASLSVWLNGAGYDWVVCTGTDQLRNSFHRLGIATEVLAEADPAHLPDSGAGWGRYYDHHPVVMAIRVADGMSALRTAGLLKLVQPVAQNNGEGRSMSGGSYGRTA from the coding sequence ATGACAGACCCGCTGATGATGTCGACCTGTTGTCCCCCGGACTCCGGGGATGTGGTTCCGGTCATCCGTTGTGCCGGTCGCTGGTTTTGCCAGATCCATCCTGGTACCGCAATGGCAGATACGGTTGTGGGATTCATTCGCCGGCGGTTTCTGCATGCCTACGGCGCCGAGCCTTCGTTGCGCATTCCGGCCTTGCTGGCCCTGACGACCGCACAGGGAACGTTGCTGGCGGCGGTTGGCGTGCGCAATGCAGCGCAGGAAAGACTGTTTCTCGAGGATTACCTGTCGGTGCCGATCGAGTCGGTGATGCCGGTAACCGGCATTGAACGCTCCAGGATTGCAGAGATTGCGCACCTGGCCGGTGTCGAAGCCGGTGTCAGCCGTTATCTGTTTGCTTCCCTGTCGGTCTGGCTGAACGGTGCCGGCTATGACTGGGTGGTGTGCACCGGCACCGATCAGTTGCGTAACAGTTTTCACCGGCTCGGTATTGCCACGGAAGTGCTGGCCGAGGCCGACCCGGCACACCTGCCTGATAGCGGCGCTGGTTGGGGACGATATTACGACCACCATCCGGTGGTAATGGCGATTCGCGTGGCCGATGGCATGTCCGCGTTGCGCACCGCCGGCTTGCTGAAACTGGTCCAGCCGGTAGCGCAGAACAACGGTGAAGGAAGATCGATGTCGGGAGGTTCCTATGGCCGCACTGCCTGA
- a CDS encoding response regulator transcription factor, whose product MRILLVEDDHHLANTMLDMLRDDQNTVDWLDDGQQAMNALINEHFDLAILDLTLPRVDGLDILKGARKQGIQTPVIILTARADLDEKLNGLDAGADDYLTKPFAMAELKARIRAVTRRGTSVPQQGLTVGQLVLNPESGQLIKGDETITLPRSEFQILYYLMRHPDQVATRRRLEEQLYGWDQGAESNALEVHIHHLRRRVGKASIRTIRGVGYLLDSQAAAGAPECP is encoded by the coding sequence ATGCGGATATTGCTCGTAGAAGATGACCACCACCTGGCCAACACCATGCTGGACATGCTGCGCGACGACCAGAACACAGTTGACTGGCTGGACGATGGCCAGCAGGCCATGAACGCCCTCATCAATGAACATTTTGATCTGGCCATTCTGGATCTCACCCTGCCACGAGTGGACGGGCTCGATATTCTGAAGGGTGCCCGGAAACAGGGCATACAGACACCGGTGATCATTCTTACCGCCCGGGCAGATCTCGATGAAAAACTCAACGGACTTGATGCCGGTGCAGACGACTATCTGACCAAACCCTTTGCCATGGCCGAGCTCAAGGCCCGCATCCGGGCGGTAACGCGCCGGGGCACCTCTGTGCCTCAACAGGGCCTGACGGTGGGACAGCTGGTACTGAACCCGGAATCCGGTCAGCTCATCAAGGGCGATGAGACCATCACGTTGCCCCGAAGTGAGTTCCAGATTCTGTACTACCTGATGCGCCATCCCGACCAGGTTGCCACCCGCAGGCGCCTCGAAGAACAGCTGTACGGCTGGGATCAGGGTGCGGAAAGCAATGCCCTTGAAGTGCATATCCATCACCTTCGTCGCCGGGTTGGCAAGGCTTCCATCCGTACCATTCGTGGCGTGGGCTACCTGCTCGACAGCCAGGCTGCAGCCGGGGCACCGGAATGTCCCTGA
- a CDS encoding ATP-binding protein, producing MSLTRTLTLLVTSTVLLVALIAAAWSYIESNHELEELFDAELAQSTRIVQGLVRHLADTQSLEQLPQTLSETLALPRTDDMDIDFEADDDEILPDGTGHKYEKKLAFEVWTPDREPLLDTLKADDAEGLVPGYSWAESSGHRWRVFTLQDPATGFWIRTAQREDIREELSQELALGNVLPLLLALPLLLIAASAAIQLGFRPLRRLERPIRHMAAENIHPIDDRQAPREVAGLVQAVNSLLKRLNQALERERRFSADAAHELRTPLTALRLNLERICEKDPEQFRDLIQSVDRMVHLVEQMLLLNQVDAGTDFRPGYHNLSVILEQSIADVAPLALKKDIDPILEDEAGEALTCCHSALVNTLMRSLLANAIQYSPEHTAITTRLVPSGDGYLITVCDQGPGIPPKERERALSRFVRLDQRRGGGAGLGLAIARRIAELHGGQLTLSDRTDGQCGLCVSIWLPAQPARQIHRG from the coding sequence ATGTCCCTGACCCGCACCCTGACACTGCTGGTTACCTCAACGGTTCTGCTGGTTGCGCTCATCGCCGCCGCCTGGAGTTACATCGAGAGCAACCATGAGCTGGAAGAGCTGTTCGATGCCGAACTGGCCCAGAGCACACGGATCGTCCAGGGCCTGGTTCGCCACCTGGCTGATACCCAGTCGCTGGAACAGTTACCGCAAACTCTCAGTGAAACACTGGCACTGCCGCGCACCGACGATATGGACATCGATTTCGAGGCCGACGATGATGAAATCCTGCCGGACGGAACCGGGCACAAATATGAAAAAAAACTGGCCTTTGAGGTCTGGACACCTGATCGCGAACCGCTGCTGGACACCCTCAAGGCCGATGATGCCGAGGGACTGGTTCCGGGATACTCCTGGGCCGAGTCCAGCGGCCACCGCTGGCGGGTTTTCACGCTCCAGGACCCGGCCACCGGCTTCTGGATCCGTACCGCCCAGCGTGAAGACATCCGTGAGGAGCTGAGTCAGGAACTGGCTCTTGGCAACGTACTTCCTCTGCTGCTGGCACTGCCGCTGCTGCTGATTGCCGCCAGTGCCGCCATCCAACTGGGATTCCGCCCCCTGCGGAGACTGGAGCGCCCCATCCGCCACATGGCCGCGGAAAACATCCATCCCATCGACGACCGGCAGGCACCCAGAGAGGTGGCAGGGCTGGTACAGGCGGTGAACAGCCTGCTCAAGCGCCTGAACCAGGCTCTCGAGCGGGAACGCCGGTTCTCCGCCGATGCCGCCCATGAACTGCGGACACCACTGACGGCGTTGCGGCTGAACCTCGAGAGGATCTGTGAGAAGGATCCGGAACAATTCCGGGACCTGATCCAGTCCGTCGACCGCATGGTGCATCTGGTTGAGCAAATGCTGTTGCTCAACCAGGTCGATGCAGGTACCGACTTCCGCCCGGGCTACCATAACCTCTCGGTGATTCTGGAACAGAGCATTGCAGACGTCGCGCCGCTGGCCCTGAAAAAGGACATCGACCCCATACTCGAAGACGAAGCCGGTGAGGCTCTGACCTGCTGCCACAGTGCCCTGGTCAACACACTGATGCGCTCCCTGCTCGCCAACGCCATTCAGTACAGCCCGGAGCACACTGCCATTACCACCCGCCTGGTGCCCTCCGGTGACGGCTACCTCATAACCGTGTGCGACCAGGGCCCGGGCATTCCCCCAAAAGAACGCGAGCGGGCGCTCAGCCGTTTCGTAAGGCTTGACCAGCGACGAGGCGGCGGTGCCGGGCTTGGACTCGCCATCGCACGCCGCATCGCCGAACTCCATGGTGGCCAATTGACCCTCAGCGACCGAACCGACGGTCAGTGTGGACTCTGTGTCAGCATCTGGCTTCCGGCACAGCCTGCCCGGCAAATCCACAGGGGTTAA
- a CDS encoding glycosyltransferase family 2 protein yields the protein MSQEQTLSLVIPARDEQTNIASLLTEAFDVMQDYRGFEVVLVDDGSSDQTLDTALGAAQAASGRLVTVRHERSIGQSGALATGIRHASGRLIVTMDGDGQNDPADIPALLQKANTILAPDFCIAGYRKKRKDTAWKRFQSRLANRVRNALLHDGVPDTGCGLKLFPRDTFLKLPWFDHGHRFIPALVKAIGGEIRVVEVNHRPRNGGVSKYNAWNRTWAGMLDLVGVMWLLRRTRVPVISRILNSQAV from the coding sequence ATGAGCCAGGAACAAACGCTATCACTGGTGATCCCCGCCCGGGACGAACAGACAAACATCGCCAGCCTGCTGACCGAAGCCTTTGATGTGATGCAGGATTACCGGGGCTTTGAAGTGGTTCTGGTTGACGATGGCAGCAGTGACCAGACGCTGGACACGGCATTGGGAGCGGCCCAAGCCGCCAGTGGCCGGCTGGTGACAGTCCGGCACGAGCGGAGTATCGGCCAGAGCGGAGCCCTCGCCACCGGCATCAGGCACGCCAGTGGTCGCCTGATCGTAACGATGGACGGCGACGGCCAGAACGACCCGGCCGACATCCCCGCACTGCTGCAAAAAGCCAATACAATCCTGGCACCCGATTTCTGCATCGCCGGCTATCGCAAAAAGCGCAAGGACACTGCCTGGAAACGTTTCCAGTCGCGGCTTGCCAACCGGGTTCGTAATGCCTTGCTGCACGATGGTGTTCCGGACACGGGGTGCGGGCTCAAGCTGTTTCCACGGGATACCTTCCTCAAACTGCCCTGGTTCGACCATGGCCATCGGTTCATCCCCGCCCTGGTCAAGGCGATCGGCGGTGAAATCAGAGTTGTGGAAGTCAATCATCGGCCGCGTAATGGCGGTGTTTCCAAGTACAACGCCTGGAACAGGACCTGGGCCGGGATGCTCGATCTTGTCGGCGTTATGTGGCTATTGCGCAGAACCCGGGTGCCCGTCATTTCCCGGATTCTGAATTCGCAAGCAGTCTGA
- a CDS encoding VTT domain-containing protein: MQNLVRGLFFAALALAGYLAVDAGWLNVLTDENRLASYLGSHGAAGIVFITVAGALFTGLGAPRQVLAFAMGFALGSINGALLSSLATSIGASGCFFAARWLLRDSLSHRFSHQMRQFDGLFREQPLQKIVMVRLLPVGSNLLTNLVAGSSGIRFVPFLMGSTLGYLPQMAIFALAGSGIGNADRYQLLLSIVLFALASLMGASLYRNHRARALADSVSDHP; this comes from the coding sequence ATGCAGAACCTCGTCCGCGGGCTGTTCTTCGCAGCATTGGCATTGGCGGGCTACCTGGCCGTTGATGCCGGCTGGCTGAACGTCCTGACCGATGAAAACCGGTTGGCCAGCTACCTCGGCAGCCATGGAGCGGCCGGCATTGTGTTTATCACAGTGGCCGGGGCTCTGTTCACCGGCCTCGGTGCGCCCCGGCAAGTACTCGCATTTGCAATGGGGTTTGCCCTCGGAAGCATCAACGGCGCGTTACTTTCATCACTGGCTACGTCCATCGGCGCCAGCGGCTGTTTTTTCGCCGCTCGTTGGCTGCTGCGTGACTCGCTGAGCCACCGCTTCAGTCACCAGATGCGTCAGTTTGATGGCCTGTTTCGCGAGCAGCCCCTGCAGAAAATAGTGATGGTTCGCCTGCTGCCGGTGGGTAGCAATCTGCTGACCAATCTGGTCGCCGGTAGCTCCGGCATCCGTTTCGTCCCGTTTCTGATGGGCAGCACGCTTGGATACCTGCCCCAGATGGCGATTTTCGCCCTGGCCGGGTCCGGGATCGGCAACGCTGACCGTTACCAATTGCTGCTCAGCATTGTTCTGTTTGCCTTGGCCTCACTGATGGGGGCATCACTCTACCGAAATCACAGGGCCCGAGCCCTGGCCGACTCTGTTTCTGATCATCCCTGA
- a CDS encoding glycosyltransferase family 39 protein, which translates to MPASPLVRHLPEYVFNLSRNRLLLVLLAFAAVMIFTGIGLRSPWPADEPRFAEVAREMVASGNWLIPMRGGELYPDKPPVFMWSIALFYWLTGSLKVAFMLPNALCSLLTLGLVFDLGARLWNPRTGTIAVLLLMLAPQFLIQAQKAQIDAMVACWITVACYGLSRHFFTGPAWGWYFAAWAFMGLGVITKGVGFLPAFMLIPILLLGLRDRQLFSDTLTWRCALGPLAMLAVVAAWLIPMALYVNSLGTEEALAYRDNILFKQTGERYADSWGHIQPWHYYLTSVIPSLWFPLPLLLLGLLRPMAETIRQRPVIVVLLAWIVLVIVFFSISPGKRGVYVLPALPMLALAIAPALSTRRPARWFPPILTGLHLLLAFALISVGIMAWNDYPGLVKKVSDYSQDPARLHEAGTLVFGVGVIWLLSLGVFWRTDALRRFFIALMVSWLLYTTLGYRILEPLRTPRNILAAAEQVIPSNAQIGMIDFKEQFILFSRLDFTHFSYFSNREQEERNAWLWMDETADSYLIVEDQHALLCFSKAGAIRLGTAHRESYLLLSEEHMKPDCAPPNSVKRFTTPGPGSWMN; encoded by the coding sequence ATGCCCGCATCACCCCTTGTTCGCCATCTCCCCGAATACGTATTCAACCTCTCGCGGAACCGGCTACTGCTGGTGTTGCTGGCATTTGCTGCAGTGATGATCTTCACCGGCATCGGCCTGCGATCCCCGTGGCCTGCCGACGAACCGCGCTTTGCCGAGGTCGCCAGGGAGATGGTGGCTTCCGGTAACTGGCTGATCCCCATGAGAGGTGGCGAGCTCTATCCGGACAAGCCTCCTGTCTTCATGTGGAGCATTGCCCTGTTCTATTGGTTGACTGGCAGCCTGAAAGTCGCCTTTATGCTGCCGAACGCGCTTTGCAGCCTGCTGACCCTGGGGCTGGTGTTTGATCTGGGTGCAAGGCTATGGAACCCGCGTACCGGCACCATCGCGGTGTTGCTGTTGATGCTCGCACCACAGTTTCTGATTCAGGCCCAGAAGGCCCAGATCGATGCCATGGTGGCCTGCTGGATTACCGTCGCCTGCTATGGCCTGAGCCGGCATTTTTTCACTGGACCGGCCTGGGGCTGGTACTTTGCCGCCTGGGCATTCATGGGGCTCGGGGTTATCACCAAGGGTGTCGGGTTTCTGCCCGCCTTCATGCTTATCCCGATTCTGTTACTCGGGCTCCGGGACCGCCAGCTTTTTTCCGACACACTCACCTGGCGCTGCGCCCTCGGCCCACTTGCCATGCTCGCCGTCGTCGCAGCCTGGCTGATCCCCATGGCGCTCTATGTGAACAGCCTGGGCACAGAAGAAGCTCTAGCCTACAGAGACAACATCCTGTTCAAACAGACCGGCGAACGTTATGCAGACTCGTGGGGCCATATCCAGCCCTGGCACTACTACCTGACCAGTGTTATTCCCTCACTCTGGTTCCCGCTGCCGTTATTGCTGCTGGGCTTGCTAAGGCCAATGGCAGAAACGATCCGGCAACGCCCAGTCATCGTGGTTCTATTGGCCTGGATCGTTCTGGTTATCGTGTTTTTCAGCATCAGCCCCGGCAAGCGGGGAGTGTATGTTCTGCCTGCATTGCCCATGCTCGCCCTCGCCATTGCACCGGCACTGAGCACCCGGCGGCCAGCCCGGTGGTTTCCTCCAATACTGACAGGCCTGCATTTGCTGCTCGCCTTTGCCCTGATAAGCGTGGGCATCATGGCCTGGAACGATTACCCCGGACTGGTTAAAAAAGTGTCTGATTACAGCCAGGACCCGGCGCGCCTGCATGAAGCCGGAACACTCGTCTTCGGCGTTGGCGTGATATGGCTGCTGAGTCTCGGTGTATTCTGGCGCACTGATGCGCTGCGGCGCTTCTTTATTGCTCTGATGGTCAGCTGGTTGCTCTACACAACCTTGGGGTATCGCATTCTCGAACCCCTGCGTACCCCTCGCAATATTCTCGCTGCCGCCGAACAGGTAATTCCCTCCAATGCACAGATCGGCATGATTGATTTCAAGGAGCAGTTCATCCTGTTCTCCCGACTCGATTTCACGCATTTCAGCTATTTCAGCAACCGTGAACAGGAAGAGCGCAATGCATGGCTGTGGATGGACGAAACGGCGGACAGCTACCTCATTGTCGAAGACCAACATGCGTTACTATGCTTCAGCAAAGCAGGAGCTATTCGCCTGGGGACGGCCCACCGGGAGAGCTACCTTCTATTGAGCGAAGAACATATGAAGCCTGATTGCGCCCCGCCGAATTCAGTCAAACGGTTTACCACACCAGGGCCCGGTAGCTGGATGAATTGA